In Trifolium pratense cultivar HEN17-A07 linkage group LG7, ARS_RC_1.1, whole genome shotgun sequence, a genomic segment contains:
- the LOC123895054 gene encoding oligopeptide transporter 1-like, translating to MAATLPTTIYRVPFTPWSFTLNPGPFNLKEHALITIFASAGASGVYAINIVTIVKAFYHRNINPTAAFLLALSTQMLGYGWAGIFRKVLVDSPYMWWPSNLVQVSLFRAFHEKEKRPKGGNTRLQFFFLVLVASFAYYIIPGYFFQAISTISVVCLIWKNSVTAQQIGSGMRGLGIGSFTFDWNTVAGFLGSPMAYPGFAIINTLVGFVLYIYVVIPVSYWSNIYDAKKFPLISSHTFDSTGTTYNVSRILNAATFDIDMDAYNSYSKLYLSIIFAFNYGLSFATLTATISHVILFHGKTINQMWRKTTAALKEQAGDVHTRIMKRNYEQVPEWWFVSILFLMTIMALLCCEGFGKQLQLPWWGVLLSLTIALVFTLPIGVIQATTNQQAGLNVITELIIGYLYPGKPLANVAFKTYGYVSMSQALSFLQDFKLGHYMKIPPKSMFLVQLVGTLVASSVQFITAWWLLTTIPNICDESMLPEGSPWTCPGDDVFYNASIIWGIVGPKRMFTKDGIYPGMNWFFLIGLLAPVPVWLLARKYPNHKWIELINMPLIIAGANGIPPVRSINYISWGVVGIFFNFYVYKRFKSWWARHTYILSAALDSGIALMGLLLYFSLQTYDIFGPTWWGLQGDDRCPLAKCPTAPSIVTKGCPVF from the exons ATGGCTGCAACACTTCCAACCACAATATATAGAGTCCCTTTCACTCCTTGGTCTTTCACATTGAATCCTGGACCATTCAATTTGAAGGAACATGCCCTTATAACCATTTTTGCTAGTGCTGGAGCTAGTGGTGTTTATGCCATTAACATAGTCACTATTGTTAAGGCTTTCTACCACAGGAATATCAATCCAACTGCTGCTTTTTTGCTAGCACTGTCAACCCAG ATGCTTGGTTATGGATGGGCTGGTATATTCAGAAAGGTCCTTGTGGACTCACCCTACATGTGGTGGCCTTCAAATCTTGTTCAGGTGTCTCTATTCAG GGCATttcatgaaaaagaaaagaggcCTAAAGGAGGAAACACTAGGTTGCAATTCTTTTTCCTGGTCCTTGTGGCTAGCTTTGCTTATTACATTATTCCAGGCTACTTTTTCCAAGCAATATCAACCATCTCTGTTGTTTGCTTAATATGGAAAAACTCTGTCACTGCTCAACAAATTGGTTCAGGAATGAGGGGTCTTGGTATTGGTTCATTTACCTTCGATTGGAACACTGTTGCTGGTTTCTTAGGAAGTCCTATGGCTTATCCAGGTTTTGCCATCATCAACACATTGGTTGGATTTGTGTTATATATCTATGTTGTGATTCCAGTTTCCTATTGGAGCAATATTTATGATGCCAAAAAGTTTCCCCTCATCAGTTCTCACACATTTGATTCCACTGGTACAACATATAATGTTTCTAGGATTCTTAATGCCGCGACATTTGACATTGATATGGATGCTTATAACAGTTACAGTAAACTCTATCTTAGTATCATATTTGCATTTAATTATGGATTGAGCTTCGCAACTCTCACCGCCACCATCTCACATGTTATCCTCTTCCATGGAAA AACGATTAATCAGATGTGGAGAAAGACAACAGCTGCGCTAAAAGAACAGGCCGGAGACGTGCATACAAGAATCATGAAGAGAAACTATGAACAAGTTCCGGAGTGGTGGTTCGTAAGCATATTATTTCTTATGACTATTATGGCCTTGCTATGTTGCGAAGGCTTTGGCAAGCAGCTCCAACTTCCATGGTGGGGAGTCTTGCTTTCTCTAACAATTGCATTGGTTTTCACTTTGCCAATTGGTGTCATTCAAGCAACAACAAACCAG CAAGCTGGACTCAATGTGATCACAGAGTTGATTATTGGTTACCTTTATCCTGGAAAGCCTCTTGCTAATGTAGCCTTCAAGACTTATGGATACGTCAGTATGTCACAAGCACTAAGTTTCCTCCAAGACTTCAAATTAGGCCACTACATGAAAATTCCTCCGAAATCTATGTTCCTAGTACAGTTGGTAGGAACTTTGGTTGCTTCAAGTGTACAGTTTATCACAGCATGGTGGCTTCTAACAActattccaaacatatgtgaTGAATCAATGTTGCCAGAGGGTAGTCCATGGACTTGTCCTGGTGATGATGTGTTTTACAATGCTTCAATTATATGGGGAATAGTAGGACCAAAACGGATGTTCACCAAGGATGGAATTTACCCCGGAATGAATTGGTTTTTCCTCATAGGTCTACTTGCGCCTGTTCCAGTGTGGTTGCTAGCTCGCAAATATCCGAATCACAAATGGATTGAACTCATCAACATGCCACTTATAATTGCAGGTGCCAATGGAATACCACCGGTTAGATCCATAAATTATATTTCATGGGGAGTTGTTGGAATCTTCTTCAATTTCTATGTTTACAAACGTTTCAAGTCATGGTGGGCTAGACACACTTACATTCTCTCGGCAGCTTTGGATTCTGGCATTGCTCTCATGGGTCTGTTGCTCTATTTTTCACTTCAAACTTATGATATCTTTGGTCCAACATGGTGGGGTCTTCAAGGAGATGATCGTTGTCCCTTGGCTAAATGCCCTACAGCTCCTAGTATTGTTACCAAGGGATGTCCTGTCTTTTGA